Proteins from one Cellulosilyticum lentocellum DSM 5427 genomic window:
- the rpsG gene encoding 30S ribosomal protein S7 — protein MPRKGHVAKRDVLADPMYNSKLVTKLINNIMLDGKRGKAQKIVYGAFDIIAEKTGRDALEVFQEALENIMPVLEVKARRVGGATYQVPMEVRPERRQTLGLRWLTVHTRKRGEKTTTEALAAELLDALNNTGGSVKKKEDTHKMAEANKAFAHYRW, from the coding sequence GTGCCACGTAAAGGACATGTAGCAAAAAGAGACGTATTAGCTGATCCTATGTACAACAGCAAGTTAGTAACAAAGCTTATTAACAACATTATGCTAGACGGTAAAAGAGGAAAAGCTCAAAAAATAGTATATGGTGCGTTTGACATCATTGCAGAAAAAACAGGTAGAGATGCATTAGAAGTTTTCCAAGAAGCTTTAGAAAACATCATGCCAGTATTAGAAGTAAAAGCACGCCGTGTAGGGGGTGCAACTTACCAAGTACCTATGGAAGTTCGTCCAGAAAGACGTCAAACATTAGGACTTCGTTGGTTAACAGTTCACACACGTAAACGTGGTGAAAAAACTACAACTGAAGCTCTTGCAGCTGAGTTATTAGATGCACTTAATAACACAGGTGGATCAGTTAAGAAAAAAGAAGATACACACAAAATGGCAGAAGCAAACAAAGCATTTGCTCACTACAGATGGTAG
- the rpoB gene encoding DNA-directed RNA polymerase subunit beta → MQKSKMRPVNMGKQIRMSYARTEDGVLEIPNLVELQRSSYEWFLNEGLKEVFEDISPITDFNGNLILEFVDFYLDSKPKYTIEECRERDATYCAPLKVKARLHNKETGTSVDSEVFMGDFPLMTENATFIINGAERVIVSQLVRSPGIYYDIAFDKTGKKLFSASVIPNRGAWLEYETDSNDIFYVRVDRTRKVPITVLLRSLGLGSDAEIIEKFGEEPKILETIQKDTSKTYEEGLLEMYKRIRPGEPPTVDSAETLLRNMFFDPKRYDLAKVGRYKFNKKLALRNRVMGLTLADNVIDPFTGEIVASEGDKITVALANAIQNTGIEAIHVNVANSDKPIKIITNRTVELNHFVDVNPEELGIKDTVYYPVLEEILEQYHDIEEIKAEIKARKADLIPKCITLDDIFASINYNMHLEYEIGNTDDIDHLGNRRIRGVGELFQNQFRIGLSRMERVVRERMTIQDQEAVSPQAFINIRPVSSAIKEFFGSSQLSQFMDHNNPLAELTHKRRLSALGLGGLSRERAGFEVRDVHYSHYGRMCPIETPEGPNIGLINSLATFARINEYGFIEAPYRVIDKSGPEPRLTDEVIYITADEEEKYTVCQATEQFDEEGYFINKRVTARHAEDILDYDYKKIDLMDVSTKQIVSVATALIPFLENDDANRALMGANMQRQAVPLIATNSPIVATGMEYKIGIDSGALAVAREDGIVDKCTAKEIVVKDNEGKKHSYKLEKFERSNAGTCINQRPVVNKGDIVKKGDVLADGPSTQNGELALGQNPLIGFMTWEGYNYEDAILLSERLVQDDIYTSIHIEEYEVEARDTKVGPEEITRDIPNVGEDTLKDLDERGIIRIGAEVRSGDILVGRVTPKGETELTAEERLLRAIFGEKVREVRDTSLRVPHGEAGIIVDVKIFTRENGDELDPGVNKMVRCYIAQKRKISVGDKMAGRHGNKGVISRVLPVEDMPFLPNGRPLDIVLNPLGVPSRMNIGQVLEVHLGLAAKALGFKIETPVFNGATEQDIMSTLEMANDYVNWSWEEFEAKWSQRVDESVIKYLSDNRDHRAEWKGVPLDRTGKIRLRDGRTGEEFDNPVTVGYMHYLKLHHLVDDKMHARSTGPYATITQQPLGGKAQFGGQRFGEMEVWALEAYGAAYTLQEILTIKSDDVVGRVKTYESIVKGENIPEPGIPESFKVLLKELQSLSLDIRVLTSNMTEIDIKESVDEGEGIAPNVEVLEEIPEDGYIEENIDADGELDVEPDLFDDNIELDFEPEDDIIFEEDGLGDLDL, encoded by the coding sequence ATGCAAAAATCTAAAATGCGTCCAGTTAACATGGGCAAACAAATTCGCATGAGCTACGCTAGAACAGAGGATGGAGTATTAGAAATTCCTAATCTTGTGGAGCTTCAACGTTCATCTTATGAATGGTTTTTAAATGAAGGTCTTAAAGAAGTATTTGAAGACATTTCTCCTATTACTGATTTTAATGGTAATCTCATTTTAGAATTTGTTGATTTTTATTTAGACAGCAAACCAAAGTATACAATTGAAGAATGTAGAGAAAGAGATGCTACTTATTGTGCACCTCTTAAAGTAAAAGCTCGTCTTCATAATAAAGAAACAGGCACAAGTGTTGATAGTGAAGTGTTTATGGGTGATTTCCCACTTATGACAGAAAACGCTACCTTCATTATAAATGGTGCAGAACGTGTTATTGTTAGTCAGTTAGTACGTTCACCAGGTATTTATTATGATATTGCTTTTGACAAAACAGGTAAGAAGTTATTCTCAGCATCAGTTATTCCAAACCGTGGTGCTTGGCTAGAATATGAAACAGACTCAAATGATATTTTTTATGTACGTGTAGACCGTACACGTAAAGTTCCTATTACAGTGCTTTTACGTTCATTAGGTCTTGGCAGCGATGCAGAAATTATCGAGAAATTTGGTGAAGAGCCTAAGATCCTTGAAACAATTCAAAAGGATACAAGTAAGACATATGAAGAAGGTCTTCTTGAAATGTATAAGCGTATACGTCCAGGTGAACCACCTACAGTAGATAGCGCTGAAACACTCCTTAGAAACATGTTCTTTGATCCAAAACGTTACGACCTTGCAAAAGTAGGACGTTATAAATTTAATAAAAAGCTAGCACTTCGTAATCGTGTAATGGGACTTACACTTGCAGACAATGTTATTGATCCTTTCACAGGTGAGATTGTAGCAAGCGAAGGTGATAAAATCACAGTAGCACTTGCAAATGCTATCCAAAATACAGGTATCGAAGCTATTCATGTTAATGTAGCAAACTCAGACAAGCCTATCAAAATTATCACTAACAGAACAGTAGAACTTAACCATTTTGTTGATGTTAATCCAGAAGAGCTTGGTATTAAAGATACAGTATATTATCCAGTTCTTGAAGAAATTTTAGAACAATATCATGATATAGAAGAAATCAAAGCAGAAATTAAAGCTAGAAAAGCTGATCTTATTCCAAAATGTATCACTTTAGATGATATTTTTGCATCTATTAACTATAATATGCATTTAGAATATGAAATTGGTAATACAGATGATATCGACCACTTAGGGAACAGACGTATCCGTGGTGTAGGCGAATTATTCCAAAACCAATTCCGTATCGGTCTTTCTCGTATGGAAAGAGTAGTTCGTGAAAGAATGACTATTCAAGATCAAGAAGCTGTTAGTCCACAAGCGTTTATAAATATCCGCCCAGTGTCATCAGCTATCAAAGAATTCTTTGGTAGTTCACAATTGTCACAATTCATGGACCATAACAACCCACTTGCCGAACTTACTCATAAAAGAAGATTATCAGCTCTTGGACTAGGTGGTCTTTCTAGAGAGCGTGCAGGCTTCGAAGTTCGTGACGTTCACTACTCTCACTATGGGCGTATGTGTCCTATTGAGACTCCTGAAGGTCCAAACATCGGTCTTATCAACTCACTTGCGACATTCGCTCGTATTAATGAATATGGATTTATTGAAGCACCATATCGTGTTATTGATAAGTCAGGACCAGAACCAAGACTTACAGATGAAGTAATTTATATTACTGCTGATGAAGAAGAAAAATACACTGTTTGTCAAGCTACAGAACAGTTTGATGAAGAGGGTTACTTCATTAATAAACGTGTAACTGCACGTCATGCAGAAGATATTCTTGATTATGATTATAAGAAAATAGATTTAATGGATGTATCTACAAAACAAATCGTTTCTGTAGCGACTGCATTAATTCCTTTCCTTGAAAACGATGATGCTAACCGTGCCTTAATGGGGGCGAACATGCAACGTCAGGCAGTACCATTAATTGCTACAAACAGTCCAATCGTAGCAACAGGTATGGAATACAAAATTGGTATCGACTCAGGTGCATTAGCTGTAGCTAGAGAAGATGGTATTGTAGACAAATGTACTGCAAAAGAAATTGTTGTTAAAGATAATGAGGGCAAAAAGCACTCATATAAATTAGAAAAATTTGAACGTAGTAATGCTGGTACATGTATTAACCAAAGACCAGTAGTTAACAAAGGAGATATTGTTAAGAAAGGTGATGTCTTAGCTGATGGACCTTCTACTCAAAATGGTGAACTTGCTCTTGGTCAAAATCCACTTATTGGATTCATGACATGGGAAGGTTACAACTATGAGGATGCTATTCTTCTTAGTGAAAGACTTGTTCAAGATGATATTTATACTTCAATTCATATTGAAGAATATGAAGTTGAAGCACGTGATACAAAAGTAGGACCAGAGGAAATCACAAGGGATATTCCAAACGTTGGTGAAGATACACTTAAAGACCTTGATGAAAGAGGTATTATCCGTATTGGTGCTGAAGTTCGTTCTGGAGATATTTTAGTAGGTCGTGTAACACCTAAAGGTGAAACAGAGCTTACAGCTGAAGAAAGATTACTTCGTGCAATCTTTGGTGAAAAGGTAAGAGAAGTAAGAGATACTTCACTTCGTGTACCTCATGGTGAAGCTGGTATTATCGTAGATGTTAAGATTTTCACTCGTGAAAATGGAGATGAACTTGATCCAGGTGTTAACAAAATGGTTCGTTGTTATATCGCTCAAAAGAGAAAAATCTCTGTAGGGGATAAAATGGCGGGACGTCACGGTAACAAGGGTGTTATCTCGAGAGTACTTCCAGTAGAAGATATGCCATTTCTTCCAAATGGTCGTCCTCTTGATATTGTTCTTAATCCATTAGGGGTACCATCACGTATGAATATCGGTCAGGTACTTGAAGTCCACTTAGGACTTGCAGCTAAAGCCCTTGGCTTCAAGATTGAAACACCAGTATTTAATGGTGCAACAGAGCAAGATATTATGAGTACTCTTGAAATGGCTAACGACTATGTTAACTGGTCATGGGAAGAGTTTGAAGCAAAATGGTCACAAAGAGTTGATGAAAGTGTTATTAAGTATCTTTCTGATAACAGAGATCATAGAGCAGAATGGAAAGGGGTACCACTTGATAGGACTGGTAAAATCCGTTTAAGAGATGGACGTACTGGTGAAGAGTTTGATAACCCTGTAACTGTTGGATACATGCACTACCTTAAACTTCACCATTTAGTTGATGATAAAATGCATGCTCGTTCAACTGGTCCTTATGCAACAATCACACAACAACCACTTGGTGGTAAAGCACAATTCGGTGGACAACGTTTTGGTGAGATGGAGGTTTGGGCACTTGAAGCATATGGTGCTGCATACACACTTCAAGAAATCTTAACAATTAAGTCCGATGACGTGGTAGGCCGTGTTAAAACTTATGAATCTATCGTTAAAGGTGAAAATATACCTGAACCAGGTATCCCAGAATCATTTAAAGTATTACTCAAAGAGCTTCAATCACTTTCACTTGATATTAGAGTATTAACAAGTAATATGACAGAAATTGATATTAAAGAAAGTGTTGATGAAGGTGAAGGCATTGCACCTAACGTTGAAGTATTAGAAGAAATACCAGAGGATGGTTACATTGAAGAAAATATTGATGCCGATGGAGAACTTGATGTAGAACCAGATTTATTCGATGATAATATTGAATTGGATTTTGAGCCTGAAGACGACATAATCTTCGAAGAGGATGGATTAGGTGATTTAGATTTATAA
- the rplJ gene encoding 50S ribosomal protein L10, with protein MAKVEQKQVVVNQIKEKLNGASSVLLVDYRGLTVEQDTKLRKDLREAGVEYRVFKNTMVNFAIEGTEFAEISKDLEGPTAIAISYADATAGPRILAKVAKDNEKLEFKSGVVEGTYYDAKGMMAIGNIAPREELLGRLLGSFKSPMASFARVIKQVAEKEA; from the coding sequence ATGGCAAAAGTAGAACAAAAACAAGTAGTTGTTAACCAAATTAAAGAAAAACTTAACGGAGCTTCTTCAGTTTTATTAGTAGACTACCGTGGTCTTACAGTAGAACAAGATACTAAACTTCGTAAAGATCTTCGTGAAGCTGGTGTAGAATACAGAGTATTCAAAAACACTATGGTTAACTTTGCTATTGAAGGTACAGAGTTCGCAGAGATCTCTAAAGATCTTGAAGGACCAACAGCTATTGCTATTTCATACGCAGATGCAACAGCAGGTCCAAGAATTCTTGCTAAAGTAGCTAAAGACAATGAGAAATTAGAATTTAAATCAGGTGTTGTAGAAGGCACTTACTATGATGCTAAAGGTATGATGGCTATCGGTAATATCGCTCCTAGAGAAGAGTTACTTGGTCGTTTACTTGGAAGCTTCAAATCACCTATGGCAAGCTTTGCACGTGTTATCAAACAAGTTGCAGAAAAAGAAGCATAG
- a CDS encoding SanA/YdcF family protein has translation MKKKTLLTYTLRTLVFIIGLGFFTFLASLLINLYMINTANTYIYSSPNDTPLLDSGVIIVLGAQVHSNGNPSGILKDRLDTAYAIYKNNSQLKILVSGDHGQKNYDEVNAMKDYLISLGIPTKQIYLDHAGFSTYETMYRAKEIFEVNKAIIVTQDYHLKRAVYLANGRGIEAYGVKADILSYPNIKYFEAREYLARVKDFCYSLFNPKPTYLGDKIPIMSTDSSLTYDKKVD, from the coding sequence ATGAAAAAGAAAACTTTGCTTACATATACTTTACGCACTCTAGTATTTATTATAGGTTTAGGCTTTTTTACTTTTTTAGCTTCACTACTTATCAATCTCTATATGATTAATACTGCTAATACTTACATTTACTCTTCCCCAAATGATACACCTTTATTAGATTCTGGCGTTATTATTGTATTAGGTGCACAAGTTCATTCAAATGGTAATCCATCTGGTATTTTAAAAGATCGATTAGATACAGCTTATGCTATTTATAAAAATAACTCTCAATTAAAAATTTTAGTATCTGGTGACCATGGACAAAAAAATTATGATGAAGTTAATGCCATGAAAGATTATCTTATTAGTCTAGGTATTCCTACAAAACAAATTTATCTGGATCATGCAGGTTTTAGTACCTACGAAACTATGTATCGCGCAAAAGAAATATTCGAAGTTAACAAGGCTATTATTGTAACCCAAGATTATCATCTTAAGAGAGCTGTTTATTTAGCAAATGGTAGGGGTATTGAAGCCTACGGCGTAAAAGCGGATATACTTTCATATCCCAACATTAAATATTTTGAAGCTAGAGAATACTTGGCACGTGTTAAAGATTTCTGTTATTCATTATTTAATCCTAAGCCTACTTATTTAGGCGATAAAATTCCTATCATGTCCACTGATAGTTCGCTTACCTACGATAAGAAAGTGGACTAG
- a CDS encoding ribosomal L7Ae/L30e/S12e/Gadd45 family protein produces the protein MHKNEPKGGFMLYDLENTIQIVGTKQTIKHLEKGDAKVVFVAKDADDRVTGQVVELAKAKNVQVEFVDTMKELGEKCNIEVKTAVAAIIA, from the coding sequence ATGCATAAAAATGAACCTAAAGGGGGATTTATGTTGTACGATTTGGAAAACACAATTCAAATTGTGGGGACAAAACAAACGATCAAACATCTTGAAAAAGGTGATGCTAAAGTTGTATTTGTCGCTAAAGATGCCGATGACCGTGTTACGGGTCAGGTGGTAGAGCTTGCAAAAGCGAAAAATGTACAAGTTGAATTCGTTGATACAATGAAAGAACTTGGCGAAAAATGTAACATAGAAGTAAAAACTGCAGTAGCAGCAATTATCGCGTAA
- the rpoC gene encoding DNA-directed RNA polymerase subunit beta', which produces MSNLDQSIYFEQIKIGLASPEKIREWSRGEVKKPETINYRTQRPERDGLFCERIFGPSKDWECHCGKYKRIRYKGVICDRCGVEVTKAKVRRERMGHIELAAPVSHIWYFKGIPSRMGLILDITPGKLEKILYFAAYIVLDPKDTGLEYKEILGEKEYREAEEKYGPGSFVAEMGAEAIKKLLSDIDLEAESIDLKAQLKTTTGQKRIRVIKRLEVIEAFRLSDNKPEWMIMDVVPVLPPDLRPMIQLDGGRFATSDLNDLYRRVINRNNRLKRLLDLGAPNIIVRNEKRMLQEAVDALIDNGRRGKPVTGPGNRPLKSLSDMLKGKSGRFRQNLLGKRVDYSGRSVIVVGPSLKIYQCGLPKEMAIELFKPFVMKKLVSDGIAHNIKNAKHMIERLQPQVWDVLEEVIREHPVMLNRAPTLHRLGIQAFEPILVEGRAIKLHPLVCTAYNADFDGDQMAVHVPLSVEAQAECRFLLLAPNNLLKPSDGAPVAVPSQDMVLGTYYLTLKKDDEEYATEGEVGALTDKDEVEKVTKEDGTVVWVKRQIGAHKIFHDEKEALLAYDNKVITLHAPIKVRRTLMINGEEQMGLTDTTAGRIIFNEIVPQDLGFVDRSKEENTFKYEVDFLVGKKELGKLIKKCINTHGATETAIFLDNVKDLGYKFSTRGSLTVSVSDMVVPEEKQGFLDEAQAEVDHVTKLFRRGLMTDEERYNKVIQAWNKANDKITKALLDNLGKYNNIYMMAHSGARGSTNQIKQLAGMRGLMASTSGRTIELPIKANFREGLSVLEYFISAHGARKGLADTALRTADSGYLTRRLVDVSQDVIIREEDCHEHAPNEPIPGMWVSAYKDGAEVIEPLNERLAGRVAADDIVHPETGEVIVPANQMIKPNQADYIEEIGIQKVRIRNVLRCKSKIGVCAKCYGANMSSGNQVRIGESVGIIAAQSIGEPGTQLTMRTFHTGGIAGDDITQGLPRVEELFEARKPKGLAIISEINGVVTITDNKKKREVTVTDNETGNVKSYVIPYGSRIKVQDDMYVEAGDELTEGSVNPHDILKVKGILGVQHYMIQEVQRVYRLQGVDINDKHIEVIVRQMLKKIKIEESGDTGLLPGSSIDILEFEEVNKKAEAEGLEPAEGKNVLLGITKASLATESFLSAASFQETTKVLTEAAIKGKTDPLIGLKENVIIGKLIPAGTGMDRYRKLDIEMVTE; this is translated from the coding sequence ATGTCAAACTTGGATCAATCTATCTATTTTGAACAAATTAAGATAGGACTGGCTTCCCCTGAAAAAATCCGCGAGTGGTCACGAGGAGAAGTAAAAAAACCAGAAACAATTAATTACCGTACACAAAGACCGGAAAGAGATGGTCTCTTCTGCGAAAGAATTTTCGGGCCTAGCAAAGACTGGGAATGTCACTGTGGAAAGTATAAGAGAATTAGATATAAAGGCGTTATTTGTGACCGTTGTGGAGTAGAGGTTACAAAAGCTAAAGTTAGACGTGAGAGAATGGGGCATATTGAACTGGCTGCCCCAGTATCTCATATTTGGTACTTTAAAGGTATTCCAAGTAGAATGGGTCTTATCTTAGATATCACTCCAGGTAAACTTGAGAAAATTTTATATTTCGCAGCTTACATTGTACTAGACCCAAAAGATACTGGGCTTGAGTATAAAGAAATCTTAGGCGAAAAAGAATACAGAGAAGCGGAAGAAAAATATGGCCCAGGCTCATTCGTAGCAGAAATGGGTGCTGAAGCTATTAAGAAATTACTTTCTGACATTGATTTAGAAGCAGAAAGTATTGATCTTAAGGCTCAACTTAAAACAACAACAGGTCAAAAGAGAATTCGTGTTATTAAACGTCTTGAAGTTATTGAAGCATTCCGTTTATCAGATAATAAACCTGAATGGATGATTATGGACGTTGTTCCAGTTCTTCCACCTGACCTTAGACCTATGATTCAACTTGATGGTGGACGTTTTGCTACATCTGACCTTAATGACCTCTATAGAAGAGTTATTAACCGTAACAATCGTCTTAAAAGATTACTTGATTTAGGTGCACCTAATATTATTGTAAGAAATGAAAAACGTATGTTACAAGAAGCTGTTGATGCCCTTATTGATAATGGTCGTCGTGGTAAACCAGTAACAGGACCTGGTAACAGACCACTTAAATCACTTTCAGATATGCTTAAAGGTAAATCAGGACGTTTCCGTCAAAACTTACTTGGTAAACGTGTTGACTACTCAGGACGTTCGGTTATCGTAGTTGGACCAAGCCTTAAAATTTATCAATGTGGTCTTCCAAAAGAAATGGCGATTGAGCTCTTCAAACCATTTGTTATGAAAAAATTAGTATCTGATGGTATTGCACACAATATCAAAAATGCTAAGCACATGATTGAAAGATTACAACCACAAGTTTGGGATGTTTTAGAAGAAGTAATCAGAGAACATCCAGTAATGCTTAACCGTGCACCAACACTTCACAGACTTGGTATTCAAGCATTTGAACCAATCTTAGTTGAAGGTCGTGCGATTAAACTTCACCCACTTGTATGTACAGCTTACAACGCTGACTTCGATGGTGACCAAATGGCTGTTCACGTTCCTTTATCAGTTGAAGCACAAGCTGAATGTAGATTCTTACTTTTAGCACCAAACAACCTTCTTAAACCTTCTGATGGAGCACCAGTTGCAGTACCATCACAAGATATGGTTCTTGGGACATACTATTTAACACTTAAAAAAGATGACGAAGAGTATGCTACTGAAGGAGAAGTAGGGGCTCTTACTGACAAAGATGAAGTTGAGAAAGTAACAAAAGAAGATGGCACAGTAGTTTGGGTTAAACGTCAAATTGGTGCGCACAAAATCTTCCATGATGAAAAAGAAGCATTACTTGCTTATGATAATAAAGTTATTACACTTCATGCACCGATTAAAGTAAGACGTACTTTAATGATTAATGGTGAAGAACAAATGGGTCTTACAGATACAACTGCAGGACGTATCATTTTCAACGAAATCGTACCACAAGACCTTGGTTTTGTAGATAGAAGTAAAGAAGAAAACACATTTAAATATGAAGTAGATTTCTTAGTTGGTAAAAAAGAACTTGGTAAATTAATCAAGAAATGTATCAATACACATGGTGCTACTGAGACAGCTATCTTCCTTGATAATGTTAAGGATCTTGGTTACAAGTTCTCTACAAGAGGATCACTTACTGTATCTGTATCAGATATGGTTGTTCCAGAGGAGAAACAAGGCTTCTTAGATGAAGCTCAAGCAGAAGTAGATCATGTAACAAAACTCTTCAGACGTGGTCTTATGACAGATGAAGAACGTTACAATAAAGTTATCCAAGCATGGAATAAGGCTAATGATAAGATTACAAAAGCCCTTCTTGATAATCTTGGTAAATACAATAATATCTACATGATGGCACACTCTGGTGCCCGTGGTTCTACTAACCAGATTAAACAGTTAGCTGGTATGCGTGGTCTGATGGCATCTACATCAGGTCGTACAATCGAGCTTCCTATTAAAGCTAACTTCCGTGAAGGTCTTTCTGTTCTTGAATACTTCATCTCAGCGCATGGTGCGCGTAAAGGTCTTGCCGATACAGCACTTAGAACAGCTGACTCTGGATACCTTACACGTCGTCTTGTTGACGTATCTCAAGACGTTATCATTCGTGAGGAAGATTGTCATGAGCATGCACCAAATGAACCAATCCCAGGTATGTGGGTGTCTGCATACAAAGATGGTGCAGAAGTTATCGAACCACTAAATGAACGTTTAGCTGGTCGTGTAGCAGCTGATGATATTGTTCACCCAGAAACAGGTGAAGTAATTGTACCAGCAAATCAAATGATTAAACCAAACCAAGCTGATTATATCGAAGAAATCGGTATTCAAAAAGTTCGTATCCGTAATGTCCTTAGATGTAAATCTAAGATTGGTGTTTGCGCTAAATGTTACGGTGCCAACATGTCATCTGGTAACCAAGTAAGAATTGGTGAGTCTGTTGGTATTATTGCAGCTCAATCTATCGGTGAACCAGGTACACAGCTTACAATGCGTACTTTCCATACAGGAGGTATTGCTGGAGATGATATCACACAAGGTCTTCCTCGTGTTGAAGAGTTATTTGAAGCACGTAAACCAAAAGGACTTGCAATCATCTCTGAAATTAATGGTGTTGTTACAATTACTGATAACAAGAAAAAGCGTGAAGTTACAGTAACTGATAATGAAACAGGCAATGTAAAATCATATGTAATCCCTTATGGTTCAAGAATTAAAGTACAAGATGATATGTATGTTGAAGCAGGGGATGAACTTACAGAAGGTAGTGTAAATCCACATGATATCCTTAAAGTTAAAGGTATCCTTGGTGTACAACATTACATGATTCAAGAAGTTCAACGTGTATACCGTCTTCAAGGTGTAGATATCAACGATAAGCACATAGAGGTTATCGTTCGCCAAATGCTTAAGAAAATTAAGATTGAGGAAAGTGGAGATACTGGATTACTTCCAGGAAGCTCTATCGATATCTTAGAATTCGAAGAGGTAAATAAAAAAGCAGAAGCAGAAGGTTTAGAGCCAGCAGAAGGTAAAAATGTATTACTTGGTATTACAAAAGCTTCTCTTGCTACTGAAAGCTTCTTATCAGCAGCTTCCTTCCAAGAAACAACTAAAGTTCTTACAGAAGCAGCAATTAAAGGTAAAACTGACCCACTTATCGGTCTTAAAGAAAATGTTATCATTGGTAAACTTATTCCAGCCGGTACAGGTATGGATAGATATCGTAAACTAGATATTGAAATGGTAACAGAATAA
- the rplL gene encoding 50S ribosomal protein L7/L12, with protein sequence MAKLSIQEIIDAVKELTILELNELVTACEEEFGVSAAAGVMVAAGPAGAAAEEKTDFDVELTEAGAEKIKVIKVVREITGLGLKEAKEAVDGAPKVLKEGVAKDEAESIKAKLEEVGAKVTLK encoded by the coding sequence ATGGCAAAATTATCAATCCAAGAAATTATCGATGCAGTTAAAGAATTAACTATCTTAGAATTAAACGAATTAGTAACAGCTTGTGAAGAAGAATTTGGTGTATCAGCAGCAGCAGGTGTTATGGTTGCAGCAGGTCCAGCAGGTGCAGCAGCAGAAGAAAAAACAGACTTCGATGTTGAATTAACAGAAGCTGGCGCAGAAAAAATCAAAGTTATCAAAGTTGTTCGTGAAATCACAGGTCTTGGCTTAAAAGAAGCTAAAGAAGCTGTAGATGGCGCTCCAAAAGTGCTTAAAGAAGGCGTAGCTAAAGATGAAGCTGAATCAATCAAAGCTAAATTAGAAGAAGTTGGCGCTAAAGTTACATTAAAATAA
- the rpsL gene encoding 30S ribosomal protein S12, with amino-acid sequence MPTFNQLVRKGRKEIEKKSTAPALQKGFNSLRKRPTDISSPQKRGVCTAVKTATPKKPNSALRKIARVRLTNGIEVTAYIPGEGHNLQEHSVVLIRGGRVKDLPGTRYHIVRGTLDTAGVANRKQARSKYGAKRPKVKK; translated from the coding sequence ATGCCTACATTTAACCAATTAGTTCGTAAAGGCAGAAAAGAAATCGAGAAAAAATCAACTGCGCCAGCGTTACAAAAAGGGTTCAACTCTTTAAGAAAACGTCCTACAGATATCTCTTCACCACAAAAAAGAGGTGTTTGTACAGCAGTTAAAACAGCTACACCTAAAAAACCTAACTCAGCTCTTCGTAAGATTGCCAGAGTTCGTTTAACAAACGGGATTGAAGTAACAGCTTACATTCCAGGTGAAGGTCATAACCTTCAAGAACACAGTGTAGTATTAATCCGCGGAGGTAGGGTAAAAGACTTACCAGGTACACGTTACCATATCGTTCGTGGTACTCTTGATACAGCAGGTGTTGCGAACAGAAAACAAGCTCGTTCAAAATACGGTGCTAAGAGACCAAAAGTTAAAAAATAA